A region from the Aegilops tauschii subsp. strangulata cultivar AL8/78 chromosome 5, Aet v6.0, whole genome shotgun sequence genome encodes:
- the LOC109762794 gene encoding DNA-directed RNA polymerase 1B, mitochondrial, with product MLPAPTPAAETAICPPSPPPPPPPVLLPAKALDLMWRRLPSRRLASALLSASAPQLPPPPLHRLLLPAPAAAPGILPPVRLLWGQPPSRFASSSAAAAEAVSSEEVDEPHHAPEVIVRLGPNTKLPVAEAATAGQAGKKERRRGRGQGRQLAELAAEHGIGYSKYVSLRQRQIRIETEAWEQAAKEYRELLADMCEHKLAPNLPYVKSLFLGWFEPLRDQIIAEQELVSQRGTRASHAPYFNMLPADMMAVITMHKLMGLLMTGSGDGSVRVIQAACQIGEAVEHEVRIHKFLEKTKKKNTKEVDKVVEAVDADIAKEQERLRKKVTDLMKKQKIRQVRHLVKKQDSTRPWGQDAHAKVGSRLIELFIETAHIQPPASQSGDSTPEIRPAFTHEMRTVAREQQKSRRYGVIKCDPLVRQGLDRTAKHMVIPYMPMLIPPINWTGYDKGAHLFLPSYVMRTHGARQQREAVKKAPKEQMQTIFEALDNLGSTKWRVNKKVLSIVDRIWSSGGRLADLVDRADVSLPEKPDTEDEAELKKWRWSMRSAKKENSERHSQRCDVELKLAVARKMKEEAGFYYPHNLDFRGRAYPMHPYLNHLGSDLCRGVLEFSEGRPLGESGLRWLKIHLANLYGGGVDKLSYDGRIAFTENHLEDIFDSANRPLEGKRWWLEAEDPFQCLAVCMDLNEALRSPSPETVISHIPVHQDGSCNGLQHYAALGRDKLGAVAVNLVSGEKPADVYSGIAARVVEIMKRDAQKDPAKDADAARARLLVDQVDRKLVKQTVMTSVYGVTYVGAREQIKRRLKERGVIAEDSELFGASCYAAKVTLTALGEMFEAARSIMTWLGDCAKVIACENEPVRWTTPLGLPVVQPYRKLGRHLIKTSLQVLTLQRETDKVMVKRQRTAFPPNFVHSLDGSHMMMTAVACKKQGLYFAGVHDSYWTHACDVDTMNKILREKFVELYDAPILENLLESFETSFPKLKFPPLPERGNFDMKDVLQSTYFFN from the exons ATGCTCCCcgccccaactccggccgccgagACAGCCATCTgcccaccgtcgccgccgcctcctcctcctcccgtccTCCTACCCGCCAAAGCCCTAGACCTCATGTGGCGCCGCCTACCCtcccgccgcctcgcctccgccctcctctccgCCTCCGCGCCGCAgcttccccctcctcctctccaccGCCTACTCCTTCCAGCTCCAGCTGCTGCCCCCGGAATCCTCCCTCCGGTGCGCCTCCTGTGGGGGCAGCCACCCTCGCGATTCGCGTCGTCCTCCGCTGCGGCCGCCGAGGCCGTCTCCTCCGAGGAGGTGGACGAGCCGCACCACGCGCCCGAGGTGATTGTCCGTTTGGGCCCCAATACAAAGCTGCCTGTGGCGGAGGCTGCAACCGCAGGTCAGGCGGGGAAGAAGGAGCGGAGGAGGGGGCGCGGGCAGGGGAGGCAGCTGGCAGAGTTGGCGGCGGAGCATGGCATTGGATACTCCAAGTACGTCTCACTGCGCCAGCGGCAAATCCGGATCGAGACAGAGGCGTGGGAGCAGGCGGCTAAGGAGTACCGCGAGCTGCTCGCCGACATGTGCGAGCATAAGTTGGCGCCCAACCTGCCCTATGTCAAGTCACTCTTCCTTGGCTGGTTTGAGCCACTGAGGGACCAGATCATCGCTGAGCAGGAGCTTGTCAGCCAGCGTGGGACACGTGCCTCCCACGCCCCGTATTTTAACATGCTTCCAGCCGACATGATGGCCGTTATCACCATGCACAAGCTCATGGGGCTGCTTATGACTGGCAGTGGCGATGGAAGCGTCCGTGTGATCCAGGCCGCTTGTCAGATAGGTGAAGCAGTTGAGCATGAG GTTCGAATCCACAAATTTCTAGAGAAGACAAAGAAAAAGAACACTAAAGAAGTAGATAAAGTAGTAGAAGCAGTGGATGCAGATATTGCCAAAGAACAAGAGCGTTTAAGAAAGAAAGTCACTGATCTGATGAAAAAGCAGAAGATACGGCAAGTCAGGCATTTAGTGAAGAAGCAAGATAGCACCAGGCCATGGGGTCAAGATGCTCATGCAAAA GTTGGCAGCCGTTTGATTGAGCTATTTATTGAAACGGCCCATATACAACCACCTGCTAGTCAGTCTGGAGATAGTACACCTGAAATCCGACCTGCTTTCACACATGAAATGAGAACTGTGGCAAGAGAACAACA GAAAAGTCGACGATATGGTGTGATCAAGTGCGATCCACTGGTTCGACAAGGCCTGGATAGAACA GCAAAGCATATGGTCATACCTTACATGCCTATGTTGATTCCGCCGATCAATTGGACTGG ATATGACAAGGGTGCACATTTATTTTTGCCATCCTACGTGATGCGCACTCATGGAGCTAGGCAACAAAGGGAGGCTGTAAAAAAGGCTCCAAAGGAACAGATGCAAACAATTTTTGAG GCCTTAGATAATCTTGGGAGCACCAAGTGGAGGGTCAACAAAAAAGTTCTTAGTATTGTTGACAGAATTTGGTCCAGTGGCGGCCGACTTGCTGACTTGGTTGATCGTGCTGAC GTTTCCCTACCGGAGAAGCCTGACACTGAAGATGAAGCTGAGCTGAAGAAGTGGAGGTGGAGCATGAGGTCAGCCAAGAAGGAAAACAGTGAAAGGCATTCTCAGAGATGTGATGTTGAGCTTAAACTTGCC GTAGCTCGCAAAATGAAGGAAGAAGCGGGGTTTTACTATCCACACAACCTTGATTTTAGAGGCCGTGCTTACCCAATGCATCCTTACCTGAATCACTTGGGTTCAGATCTTTGTCGTGGAGTGTTGGAGTTTTCTGAAGGTCGACCACTTGGTGAATCAGGCTTGCGCTGGCTGAAGATACACCTAGCAAATTTATATGGTGGAGGTGTAGACAAGTTATCATACGATGGCCGGATTGCATTTACTGAGAATCACCTGGAGGACATATTTGACTCAGCTAATAGGCCTCTTGAAGGCAAGCGTTGGTGGCTTGAGGCAGAGGATCCATTCCAATGCCTGGCAGTTTGCATGGATCTTAATGAAGCTTTAAGAAGCCCCTCTCCAGAAACAGTGATCTCACATATTCCTGTGCACCAG GATGGTTCTTGTAATGGCCTGCAGCACTATGCAGCTCTTGGAAGGGATAAG CTGGGTGCAGTTGCTGTTAACTTAGTTTCCGGAGAGAAACCTGCAGATGTTTACTCTGGAATAGCTGCCAG GGTGGTGGAAATTATGAAGAGAGATGCACAAAAAGATCCAGCTAAAGATGCTGATGCAGCACGTGCTCGTTTGTTAGTTGATCAG GTGGATAGGAAATTGGTAAAACAAACAGTGATGACATCTGTCTATGGTGTGACTTACGTTGGAGCACGTGAACAAATAAAAAGAAGATTAAAGGAGAGGGGGGTCATTGCTGAGGACTCGGAACTTTTTGGTGCATCATGCTATGCTGCTAAG GTCACGCTGACAGCACTTGGTGAGATGTTCGAAGCTGCTCGTAGTATCATGACCTGGCTAGGAGACTGTGCCAAG GTTATAGCTTGTGAAAATGAACCTGTGAGATGGACGACCCCTCTGGGACTTCCAGTTGTTCAACCATATCGCAAACTAGGGAGGCATCTT ATTAAAACTTCGTTACAAGTCCTGACCCTTCAACGAGAAACCGACAAG GTTATGGTGAAGCGGCAGAGGACAGCTTTCCCTCCAAACTTTGTACACTCCCTTGATGGCTCTCATATGATGATGACTGCTGTTGCTTGCAAAAAGCAAGGCCTATATTTTGCAG GAGTTCATGATTCATATTGGACCCACGCTTGTGATGTTGATACAATGAACAAGATACTTCGGGAAAAGTTTGTGGAACTGTATGATGCGCCTATTTTAGAAAAT CTCTTGGAGAGCTTTGAGACATCTTTCCCTAAATTAAAATTCCCACCGTTGCCAGAGAGGGGAAATTTTGATATGAAGGATGTCCTCCAGTCTACGTATTTCTTCAACTAG